A single Salmo trutta chromosome 14, fSalTru1.1, whole genome shotgun sequence DNA region contains:
- the LOC115208575 gene encoding F-box only protein 48, with translation MQHVCLQRISNAYFVCERRPTLTSATETCPHNFAEMLPTEMSLKIFSELDIDSLCSALLTCKLWHHIIEDSDHLWRNHCLTVRAFCQQEIDGDRQYGLSWKVTLVRNYRRGFLKREWLRGRYSNIHSADELLDRNMCSLDVETWGEILEAELER, from the exons ATGCAGCATGTATGTCTCCAAAGGATCTCCAATGCCTATTTTGTCTGTGAAAGAAGGCCCACTTTGACCTCTGCCACAGAGACATGCCCACACAACTTTGCCGAAATGCTGCCTACGGAAATGAGCTTGAAGATTTTTAGCGAACTGGACATTGACAGCTTATGTAGTGCATTGTTGACCTGCAAACTGTGGCACCACATCATTGAAGACAGCGACCACCTCTGGAGGAATCATTGCCTGACTGTGCGAGCGTTCTGTCAACAGGAGATTGATGGGGACAGACAGTATGGACTGTCATGGAAG GTCACCCTGGTGCGGAACTACAGGAGAGGTTTTCTGAAGAGAGAATGGTTAAGGGGACGATACAGCAACATTCATTCTGCCGATGAACTACTGGACAGGAACATGTGCTCATTGGATGTCGAGACTTGGGGCGAGATTCTGGAAGCAGAGCTGGAGAGATAG
- the LOC115208574 gene encoding CB1 cannabinoid receptor-interacting protein 1: MVDDVPPIINIAIALKIQPNDGPVFFKVDGTRFGQSRTIKLLTGSKYKVEVVMKPGNADATTMNIGGIAIPLEQQSKDEESVVYHGQYDTEGVPHTKSGDRQPVQVSIEFGKAGQFETIWQVKYYNYYKRDQCQFGNKFTNIEYECKPNETRSLMWINKEVFN; the protein is encoded by the exons ATGGTCGACGATGTTCCACCGATTATAAATATTGCCATCGCTCTAAAAATCCAACCGAATGATGGACCGGTGTTTTTCAAGGTGGATGGGACCAGATTCGGCCAGAGCAGGACAATAAAATTGCTTACAGGATCGAAGTATAAGGTTGAGGTGGTTATGAAGCCGGGAAATGCTGATGCCAC CACCATGAACATCGGAGGTATCGCCATCCCCCTAGAGCAGCAGTCCAAAGATGAGGAGTCAGTGGTGTACCATGGACAGTATGACACAGAGGGAGTGCCTCACACCAAGAGTGGGGACAGGCAACCTGTCCAAGTCAGCATAGAG TTTGGAAAGGCGGGCCAATTCGAGACAATATGGCAGGTAAAGTACTATAACTACTACAAGCGAGACCAATGCCAGTTTGGGAACAAATTCACCAATATCGAGTATGAGTGCAAGCCCAATGAGACGCGCAGCCTGATGTGGATTAACAAAGAGGTGTTCAATTGA